One genomic segment of Mytilus galloprovincialis chromosome 5, xbMytGall1.hap1.1, whole genome shotgun sequence includes these proteins:
- the LOC143076717 gene encoding uncharacterized protein LOC143076717, which produces MTENYINLFERLSNTENDNFIEIVPLLGEVASTLIINCLFDEFGKILMNLDVSKLNILKDNEKFLRAMIAFYYEKKSYRQVFEMLATGKFSDNSGLIEIWDNAQYALKEEQVGKPLTSLMKFRTRQKYPPPTNISPGGRSTAKLSDQAKAVLKSWWSENSQNPYPTQATREEIANRAGLTHYQVKTWFANARRRQKMSAEKTQLNYELYMKKKRELLSKNGTQARTRNTKIDKSSGLTEMHSTDNVNPHDTNTIVIPQCATSNPHQAFQETFQSNIQDRHPSQPFNYFVTIPKMVPLDYNNNFSYGNIPSVPRPNFNESVSTNCIQNLTQLCRHIDSNADADISVYKDFQSRNPASPNSGLLPFVNVQNNYHHAFRYQNIDDTRVSFGQENQLSQVPNYWPHVRNPVQKCAQITDPCGINYIDGRNSIQMCNHSDNRQPSDLFNTRTVVSDQTFSNPVCSSQNKSPRVPTFTFQQENCATFDPDQSVINTPMLTSCAIDISSKGLIGSKQINNSNDGLRVENGNSPMLLSRPSSCPLPTTEKLRYLLTSEQTTKSHYQIKEASYNRRYPEQPETQIQTNYEIKQVNEENDIAKVLLDFSSQSVDSSQDSS; this is translated from the exons ATGACCGAAAACTACATCAATTTATTTGAAAGATTGTCGAACACTGAAAACGacaattttattgaaattgtcCCGTTACTCGGAGAAGTTGCTTCTACGCTGATCATAAATTGTCTTTTTGATGAATTTGGTAAAATTCTGATGAATTTAGATGTTtcgaaattaaatattttgaaagataaTGAGAAGTTTCTTCGGGCAATGATAGCATTCTACTATGAAAAGAAAAGTTATAGACAAGTCTTCGAAATGTTGGCG ACTGGTAAATTTTCAGATAATTCTGGTTTGATTGAAATCTGGGATAATGCACAATACGCACTGAAAGAAGAACAAGTGGGAAAACCTCTCACATCTCTGATGAAATTCCGCACACGACAAAA ATATCCACCACCTACTAATATCAGCCCTGGAGGCAGATCTACGGCAAAACTTTCTGATCAGGCAAAAGCTGTACTGAAATCATGGTGGTCAGAAAACTCACAAAACCCTTATCCTACACAAGCAACAAGAGAGGAGATTGCAAATCGAGCAGGACTTACACATTATCAG gtcaaaaCTTGGTTTGCAAATGCTAGACGTCGACAGAAAATGAGCGCAGAGAAAACCCAATTGAACTATGAACTGTACATGAAAAAGAAACGTGAACTTTTGAGTAAAAATGGTACACAAGCAAGGACGAGAAACACTAAAATAGATAAATCAAGTGGATTAACAGAAATGCATTCCACTGACAACGTCAATCCACATGATACAAACACAATTGTTATACCACAATGCGCCACGAGCAATCCACATCAAGCTTTTCAAGAAACTTTTCAGAGCAACATTCAAGATCGACATCCGTCACAacctttcaattattttgttaccATTCCAAAGATGGTACCATTAGACTATAACAATAATTTTTCGTACGGTAATATACCATCAGTTCCTCGACCGAATTTTAACGAGTCTGTAAGCACAAACTGTATTCAAAACTTAACACAACTATGTCGACACATTGATTCTAACGCTGACGCCGACATCAGTGTATATAAAGACTTCCAATCAAGAAATCCTGCTTCACCCAATAGTGGACTTCTACCATTTGTCAACGTTCAGAATAACTACCATCATGCATTTCGGTATCAGAATATCGACGATACGCGTGTATCATTCGGACAAGAAAATCAGTTGAGTCAAGTTCCTAACTACTGGCCACATGTACGAAACCCTGTTCAGAAATGCGCGCAAATAACCGATCCTTGTGGGATAAATTACATTGATGGTAGAAATAGTATACAAATGTGTAACCATAGTGATAACAGACAGCCTTCTGACCTTTTTAACACAAGGACAGTTGTAAGCGATCAGACATTCAGTAATCCTGTTTGTTCATCTCAAAATAAAAGTCCAAGAGTACCAACATTTACATTCCAACAGGAAAATTGTGCAACATTTGATCCGGACCAAAGCGTAATAAATACACCCATGTTAACTTCATGTGCAATAGATATCTCTAGCAAAGGACTAATAG GAAGCAAACAAATCAATAACTCTAATGATGGACTCCGAGTAGAAAATGGCAACAGCCCGATGCTTCTTTCTCGGCCTAGCTCCTGTCCACTACCGACCACAGAAAAGTTACGATATTTATTGACCAGCGAACAAACAACAAAATCTCACTATCAAATTAAAGAAGCATCTTATAACAGAAG ATACCCAGAGCAACCGGAGACACAAATTCAAACtaattatgaaataaaacag GTAAATGAAGAAAATGATATTGCCAAAGTCCTACTCGACTTCTCCAGTCAGTCGGTCGATTCCTCTCAAGACAGTAGCTGA